From one uncultured Methanoregula sp. genomic stretch:
- a CDS encoding deoxyhypusine synthase gives MKKPCDEPVTQLHVKPGMTVNELVRAMGEAGAYNGGSLSRAADIYEQMLRDREATKFFGLAGAMVPAGMGGIVSDLIRAKHIDVLVSTGANLTHDIIEAIGCRHFHGTAFCNDIELRHDEINRIYDVYLPNEAFEHFEEFMQGVFGELEPGSTISISGLLEHIGNHAKSGILHTAARNHIPVYCPAVQDSMIGLQYWLFSQTNKVTVDAFADMPALMDICFSVKKAGALLVGGGVPKNFILQSMLMTPNGFNYAVQLTGDRPDLGGLSGATLDEARSWGKITEEAQAVTVYGDATITLPVLIAAVMERLHHG, from the coding sequence ATGAAAAAACCATGCGATGAACCGGTCACCCAGCTGCATGTGAAGCCGGGCATGACCGTCAACGAACTGGTCAGGGCAATGGGAGAGGCCGGGGCGTATAACGGCGGATCTCTCTCCCGTGCCGCGGACATTTACGAGCAGATGCTCCGAGACAGGGAAGCAACGAAATTCTTCGGGCTCGCAGGGGCGATGGTCCCTGCCGGGATGGGCGGGATCGTCTCCGACCTCATCCGGGCAAAACATATCGATGTGCTCGTATCGACCGGGGCCAATCTCACCCATGACATCATCGAGGCGATCGGCTGCCGGCATTTCCACGGGACAGCCTTCTGCAATGATATCGAACTCCGCCACGACGAGATCAACCGCATCTACGATGTCTATCTCCCCAACGAGGCATTCGAACATTTCGAGGAGTTCATGCAGGGCGTGTTCGGAGAACTCGAGCCGGGGAGCACCATCTCCATCTCCGGACTCCTTGAACATATCGGAAACCATGCGAAGTCCGGCATCCTGCATACCGCGGCCCGGAACCACATCCCGGTCTACTGCCCGGCAGTGCAGGATTCGATGATCGGGCTCCAGTACTGGCTCTTCTCCCAGACCAACAAGGTGACCGTTGACGCTTTTGCCGACATGCCGGCCCTCATGGACATCTGCTTTTCGGTAAAGAAGGCCGGGGCGCTCCTTGTCGGTGGCGGCGTGCCCAAGAACTTCATCCTCCAGAGCATGCTCATGACCCCGAACGGGTTCAATTACGCGGTGCAGCTCACCGGCGACCGCCCGGACCTCGGGGGTCTCTCCGGGGCAACACTCGACGAGGCCCGGTCCTGGGGCAAGATCACCGAGGAGGCCCAGGCAGTCACGGTCTACGGGGATGCGACCATTACGCTCCCGGTCCTTATTGCTGCGGTCATGGAGCGGCTGCACCATGGCTGA
- the pyrF gene encoding orotidine-5'-phosphate decarboxylase, with translation MADLILALDATEKKAALSIAQACAPHVDAIKLGYPLILSSGLAITRDLEELDLPLIADFKVADIPNTNRLIAEQVFDAGFSSIICHGFTGRDSVQACVDVSADYGGACFVVTEMSHPGATEFFHGGAAEKIARLAMECGADGIIAPATRPERTIALRKIIGQRKILSPGVGAQGGDAAAIAKIVDGIIVGRAIYEAGDPAAAAQVFAYVRSGK, from the coding sequence ATGGCTGATCTGATCCTCGCGCTGGATGCTACTGAGAAGAAAGCCGCCCTGTCGATCGCACAAGCCTGCGCCCCTCACGTGGATGCGATAAAACTCGGCTACCCGCTCATCCTCTCCTCGGGACTGGCTATTACACGCGATCTGGAAGAGCTCGACCTCCCACTCATCGCTGATTTCAAGGTCGCCGACATCCCCAATACCAACCGGCTCATTGCCGAGCAGGTCTTCGATGCCGGGTTCTCCTCGATAATCTGCCACGGCTTTACCGGCAGGGACTCGGTCCAGGCCTGCGTGGACGTCTCTGCTGACTACGGGGGAGCCTGTTTCGTGGTGACCGAGATGAGCCACCCGGGGGCTACGGAATTTTTCCATGGCGGGGCCGCAGAGAAGATTGCCAGACTTGCCATGGAGTGCGGGGCCGACGGGATCATTGCCCCTGCCACCCGGCCGGAACGGACAATTGCGCTCCGGAAGATTATCGGGCAGCGGAAGATCCTCTCACCGGGCGTGGGAGCCCAGGGAGGCGATGCGGCAGCCATAGCAAAAATCGTTGACGGGATTATCGTCGGCCGTGCGATCTATGAGGCCGGAGACCCGGCCGCTGCAGCGCAGGTGTTTGCATATGTCCGGTCAGGGAAATAA
- the nrdD gene encoding anaerobic ribonucleoside-triphosphate reductase has translation MDWTAEQRTLAGKYKKLEDIPEKERKFKCHTCHLIVDQSPCPNCGETHLEVMCPLDHCHCNHEIISGIEYCPLCGQAVCPECGSHDVVQVSRVTGYLQDVSGWNAGKQQELKDRMRYSVA, from the coding sequence ATGGATTGGACGGCAGAACAACGGACACTTGCAGGAAAATACAAGAAACTCGAAGACATTCCCGAAAAGGAGCGTAAATTCAAGTGCCACACCTGCCACCTCATCGTCGACCAGAGCCCCTGCCCCAACTGCGGCGAGACACATCTTGAAGTGATGTGCCCGCTCGACCACTGCCACTGCAACCACGAGATTATCTCCGGCATTGAATACTGCCCGCTCTGCGGCCAGGCTGTCTGCCCCGAGTGCGGTTCCCACGATGTCGTGCAGGTCAGCCGCGTCACCGGGTACCTGCAGGACGTTTCCGGCTGGAACGCCGGCAAACAGCAGGAACTCAAGGACCGGATGCGCTACTCGGTTGCATGA
- a CDS encoding cysteine-rich small domain-containing protein, with protein sequence MRYHTSTNTLFIRGSFRAASTGICGGIRSVPTLLHHTISPGAEPEDPDKVLSRVAAAAGLDMEYSGFLSAIPSCHFCILQYDFITVFISAGIRREPPKGKGGITIIVTSSEGLDDAALVEAIMVATEAKSEALRELDLPISGTPEDGVIVASEGDICHRTAGRLTPAGTRIREAIARGLEEALKRHDTGVSSDRPGFLIFSRFKDAHWIEWVPETCPYYPCHFPGQSCDFCYCPFYPCRNERFGQWVESAKGGRIWNCATCTLLHDPETAGYLKKFPGVSLNELILVSEAKKR encoded by the coding sequence ATGAGATATCATACCAGTACAAACACTCTTTTTATCCGCGGGTCGTTCCGCGCTGCAAGCACCGGCATCTGTGGGGGCATCCGCTCGGTACCGACACTTCTCCACCACACGATTTCTCCCGGAGCGGAGCCGGAGGATCCGGATAAGGTTCTTTCGAGGGTGGCTGCCGCTGCCGGCCTGGATATGGAATACTCGGGTTTCCTCTCCGCGATTCCAAGCTGCCATTTCTGTATACTCCAGTACGATTTCATCACCGTATTTATCTCGGCCGGCATCCGGCGCGAGCCGCCGAAAGGAAAAGGAGGGATCACGATCATCGTCACGAGCTCGGAGGGGCTCGATGATGCCGCTCTCGTTGAGGCCATAATGGTTGCGACCGAAGCAAAAAGCGAAGCGCTCCGGGAACTGGATCTTCCGATATCCGGGACCCCGGAGGATGGCGTAATTGTTGCGAGCGAGGGCGATATCTGTCACCGTACAGCAGGGCGCCTCACACCGGCCGGGACGAGGATACGCGAGGCCATTGCCCGCGGGCTCGAAGAAGCTCTCAAAAGGCACGATACCGGTGTCAGTTCAGACCGGCCGGGATTCCTGATCTTCAGCCGGTTCAAGGACGCACACTGGATTGAATGGGTGCCGGAAACATGCCCGTATTATCCCTGCCATTTCCCGGGCCAGTCCTGCGATTTCTGCTACTGCCCGTTTTACCCGTGCAGGAACGAACGGTTCGGGCAGTGGGTGGAGAGTGCCAAAGGGGGACGAATCTGGAACTGTGCCACCTGCACGCTCCTGCATGACCCGGAGACTGCCGGTTACTTAAAAAAGTTCCCCGGCGTTTCCCTGAATGAACTGATTCTGGTTTCAGAGGCAAAAAAGAGATAA
- a CDS encoding DUF1858 domain-containing protein, with translation MSEITADSTIYDLLKAKPEATEALFKFGMGCVGCAIARGETIREAAQAHGIPLPELLKALGINE, from the coding sequence ATGTCTGAAATAACCGCTGACAGCACGATTTACGATCTCCTCAAGGCCAAACCCGAAGCAACCGAAGCCCTCTTCAAGTTCGGTATGGGCTGCGTCGGTTGTGCTATCGCCCGTGGCGAAACCATCCGCGAAGCTGCCCAGGCTCACGGCATACCGCTGCCCGAGCTCCTCAAGGCACTTGGCATAAACGAGTAA
- a CDS encoding nucleotide-binding protein produces the protein MDFSEAAERISRKFSKSGQAPDRQKIEGKLRRLVQEFGVQPSEAERSVTNELAKEFNVPLAGAGGTARSGSGTEEKKIAEAVSGEWVTIVGKIVSLSPPASPAIAQSGIIADESGAIRFVAWAKANAPAMAEGTWYRIESAVVDEYKDVPNLKIHSGTTIKELGEDRALIPNPDPVKGLHPGIGSVRAKVIQEWDASHERMLQSGLLGDETGTVKFVIWKEPGKEKLAVGAVYNIFYAQVDEFNGRLSLNLNPATVLQDEGDISVSGGETEFRGAIVHIAPGSGIIKRCPVDGCNRALSRQNYCPVHEIQPKFVYDLRIKGWLDDGEKTHSILLQRDIVESLTGISLEAAQEIAENNPLGMDEVFLQMRDKVLGRYITCHGREIDGRLLVNKCQRSSFESGEHARLLNRAGGAS, from the coding sequence ATGGATTTTTCCGAAGCAGCAGAAAGAATCTCCCGAAAGTTTTCCAAGAGCGGACAGGCTCCCGATCGCCAGAAGATCGAGGGCAAGCTCCGCCGCCTCGTGCAGGAATTCGGCGTCCAGCCATCTGAGGCTGAGCGCAGTGTAACGAACGAACTTGCAAAAGAGTTCAACGTCCCTCTGGCAGGAGCCGGCGGGACCGCCAGGAGCGGCAGCGGGACGGAAGAGAAGAAGATTGCGGAAGCAGTTTCCGGCGAGTGGGTGACCATCGTTGGAAAGATTGTCTCGCTCTCTCCACCGGCTTCCCCGGCAATAGCCCAGAGCGGGATCATTGCCGATGAATCCGGGGCGATCCGGTTCGTGGCCTGGGCCAAGGCAAATGCCCCGGCCATGGCCGAGGGAACCTGGTACCGGATCGAGTCAGCCGTAGTAGATGAATACAAGGATGTTCCCAACCTCAAGATCCATTCCGGGACCACGATCAAGGAGCTCGGCGAAGACCGGGCGCTTATCCCGAACCCGGACCCGGTTAAAGGCCTGCACCCCGGGATCGGAAGTGTCCGGGCAAAGGTGATCCAGGAATGGGATGCCTCCCATGAACGGATGCTCCAGTCCGGTCTCCTCGGTGACGAGACCGGAACCGTCAAGTTCGTCATCTGGAAAGAGCCCGGCAAGGAGAAACTGGCAGTCGGGGCAGTCTATAATATCTTTTATGCGCAGGTTGATGAGTTCAACGGGAGGCTCTCGCTGAACCTGAACCCGGCAACCGTCCTCCAGGACGAGGGAGATATTTCCGTGAGCGGTGGTGAGACAGAATTCCGTGGTGCGATCGTTCATATTGCTCCGGGGTCCGGGATCATCAAGCGCTGCCCGGTCGACGGATGCAATCGCGCCCTTTCGCGCCAGAACTATTGTCCGGTCCATGAGATACAGCCAAAGTTCGTGTACGATCTGCGGATCAAGGGCTGGCTCGATGACGGTGAAAAAACCCACAGCATCCTTTTACAGCGCGACATCGTGGAGTCGCTGACAGGTATCAGCCTTGAAGCAGCACAGGAGATCGCGGAGAACAACCCTCTGGGCATGGATGAGGTTTTCCTCCAGATGCGCGATAAGGTGCTTGGCCGGTACATCACCTGCCACGGGCGCGAGATCGACGGGCGTCTGCTCGTGAATAAATGCCAGCGCTCATCGTTCGAAAGCGGGGAACATGCCCGCCTGCTGAACCGGGCCGGGGGTGCATCATGA
- a CDS encoding nucleic acid-binding protein — protein MSTNPADMGRREGSFEREPARRVFAGELRECRYQFKDGEDEKSPTFALLPTGERCNRIFLVGTLTEKQRQGDQNVFYRGRVVDPSGTFFVMAGSYQPEAMQQLAKIETPAFVAVIGKPNLYQKPDGSFLVSVRVESITVVDKDTRDLWVLDAAGRTLDRIDACTAGTAPDVVKAKEQYPTIDPAVFRKMAYDALAQIKM, from the coding sequence ATGAGCACGAATCCCGCTGACATGGGACGCAGGGAGGGTTCGTTCGAACGGGAACCGGCACGCCGGGTCTTTGCCGGGGAGTTGCGCGAGTGCCGGTACCAGTTCAAGGATGGTGAGGATGAGAAGAGCCCCACGTTTGCACTCCTTCCCACCGGTGAACGATGCAACCGGATCTTCCTTGTGGGCACCCTGACCGAGAAGCAGCGCCAGGGAGACCAGAATGTCTTTTACCGTGGCCGCGTTGTCGACCCTAGCGGTACGTTCTTCGTGATGGCCGGAAGTTACCAGCCCGAGGCAATGCAGCAGCTGGCCAAGATCGAGACGCCCGCATTCGTTGCTGTGATTGGTAAACCCAACCTTTACCAGAAGCCGGACGGATCGTTCCTCGTTTCAGTCCGTGTAGAGTCGATTACGGTTGTGGACAAGGATACCCGGGATCTCTGGGTGCTGGACGCTGCCGGGCGGACCCTTGACCGGATCGATGCCTGTACAGCGGGAACCGCACCGGACGTTGTCAAGGCAAAAGAGCAGTACCCCACAATAGATCCGGCAGTGTTCCGGAAGATGGCGTACGATGCCCTTGCGCAGATCAAGATGTAA
- a CDS encoding S-layer protein: protein MSIFKIASFASDRATQKPVHIQTSRLLFFLFITGIALGFLITNPVSAGEQYQAGSPVLSASLAGTNEFSPGQEVKIPVTVKNTGLNEFKFVKTGIVSRDDLPNTAKFLTVSLEAGNSPFIIKSDPQMVGDLKASSTATSTFTARIPAGTPAGVYYLPVVLNYTYLYNAYQYGVDTIEYSYKTKTETLTIPVTIKPVFRTGIVSQEIQHLNAGTEGYITLVVRNTGNENAKRAIVMIARNAGSPITPTESSVYVGDFPANGTASCIFKASVAQDAEAQTYPLDVYVKYEDHNGDTVSSDIETIGIPVGKKIEFATIPDTRYIKPGEKKMIVVQYKNTGGATAYEASARISMVDPFTSNDDSAFLGDIAPGEIKTASFLVTADSTASVKEYGIDSEVRFRDALDNSVISDPIKVTLNVGTAKDAGTGLLSSPLVLGIIAVIIIAIGYVIYRKKRLQ from the coding sequence ATGAGCATTTTCAAAATTGCATCGTTCGCCAGTGATCGTGCCACTCAAAAACCTGTGCACATCCAAACCAGCCGGTTGCTGTTTTTTTTATTCATAACCGGTATTGCACTCGGTTTTCTTATCACAAATCCGGTAAGCGCTGGAGAACAATATCAGGCAGGTAGTCCCGTACTGTCCGCATCGCTTGCGGGGACCAATGAATTTTCCCCGGGCCAGGAAGTCAAGATTCCCGTGACGGTTAAAAACACCGGTCTGAACGAGTTCAAATTCGTAAAAACCGGTATCGTCAGCCGGGACGATCTCCCCAATACCGCAAAATTCCTCACGGTAAGCCTTGAGGCAGGAAACAGCCCGTTCATCATCAAGTCAGACCCCCAGATGGTCGGGGACCTGAAAGCGAGCAGTACTGCAACGAGTACATTTACCGCACGGATTCCTGCAGGCACGCCGGCCGGAGTATATTATCTGCCGGTTGTACTGAATTACACATACCTCTATAATGCCTACCAGTACGGTGTGGATACCATAGAGTATTCGTATAAGACCAAAACTGAGACGTTAACAATCCCGGTTACCATCAAACCGGTTTTCAGGACAGGAATCGTCTCTCAGGAGATCCAGCATCTCAATGCGGGCACTGAAGGATACATCACACTCGTTGTAAGAAACACCGGGAATGAAAATGCAAAGAGAGCAATCGTGATGATTGCCAGGAATGCCGGAAGCCCGATAACCCCCACCGAGAGCAGCGTATATGTCGGGGACTTCCCAGCAAACGGGACAGCATCCTGTATCTTCAAAGCCTCCGTTGCACAAGATGCAGAAGCCCAGACCTACCCGCTCGATGTGTATGTAAAATATGAAGACCACAACGGGGATACGGTCTCATCGGATATCGAAACCATCGGGATACCTGTCGGCAAAAAAATTGAGTTTGCCACAATCCCGGATACACGGTACATCAAACCCGGCGAGAAAAAGATGATCGTGGTCCAGTACAAGAACACCGGAGGAGCAACCGCATACGAGGCTTCTGCCCGGATCAGCATGGTGGATCCGTTTACCAGCAATGACGATTCCGCATTCCTTGGGGATATCGCACCCGGTGAGATAAAAACGGCATCATTCCTCGTAACGGCGGACAGCACAGCGAGCGTGAAAGAATATGGTATTGATTCCGAAGTGCGGTTCCGCGATGCCCTTGACAATTCCGTGATATCGGACCCGATAAAGGTGACCCTGAACGTTGGTACGGCAAAGGATGCCGGCACCGGACTTCTTTCGAGCCCGCTTGTTCTTGGGATTATCGCGGTTATTATCATCGCAATAGGGTATGTTATCTACCGTAAGAAGAGACTCCAGTGA
- a CDS encoding S-layer protein: MTLSSFFMGRRISIALIALVLCTVAVLPASAATKYMGGSPEFSATVSGVNDFSPGQEATVQVLIMNSGLSSLKQLDHGTIDPEDLPTTAKQVIVGLASGSSDIIIKTDPQMIGDIPGNGSPVTLKFTAKISESATSGEYQLPLTIRYIYLRPIEQETGDTFQFTYNKAEDTLPLEIRIHPKVRVEVLEETSDPLTPGAEGYLTLKIKNSGPENGRMVSAKIIRSGKSSVIPTDGSVFIGDFISGGVAECRYKVSIAKDALNKTYPLDVAVTYTDREGVQVTSQPVTIGIPVYGKTTFTVLSSSPALVPGSTTTLEVQYRNDGVATVYNAQARLTGHAPVETSENTVFLGNIRPGESATARYELKTDSTANGSSAKEFTFDSKIRFRDVLGNSIESDTIPVGVRVSQANQGTFWGIPMTLLFFIGIIAIIGAGAVLWYYHRAVKMR; this comes from the coding sequence ATGACATTATCCAGTTTTTTTATGGGTCGCCGGATCTCGATCGCCCTGATTGCCCTTGTCCTGTGCACAGTTGCGGTTCTTCCCGCATCGGCAGCAACGAAATATATGGGAGGCAGCCCTGAATTTTCCGCCACGGTGAGCGGGGTCAATGATTTTTCCCCCGGGCAGGAGGCAACAGTCCAGGTACTCATCATGAACTCCGGACTCAGCAGCCTCAAACAGCTTGATCACGGCACTATTGACCCGGAGGACCTGCCAACAACAGCAAAACAGGTTATCGTCGGACTTGCTTCGGGCAGCAGCGACATTATCATCAAAACCGACCCGCAGATGATCGGCGACATTCCCGGCAACGGCTCGCCGGTTACCTTGAAATTCACCGCAAAGATATCGGAGAGTGCGACCTCAGGAGAGTACCAGTTGCCGCTCACTATCAGGTACATTTATCTCCGGCCTATCGAACAGGAGACGGGAGATACGTTCCAGTTCACCTATAACAAGGCGGAAGACACACTTCCCCTTGAGATACGGATCCATCCCAAGGTCAGGGTTGAAGTCCTGGAAGAAACATCTGATCCCCTCACACCAGGCGCTGAGGGGTACCTGACCCTGAAAATAAAGAACAGTGGCCCGGAAAATGGCAGAATGGTTTCAGCGAAAATCATCCGGAGCGGGAAGAGTTCCGTAATACCAACAGACGGATCGGTCTTCATTGGGGATTTCATAAGCGGGGGCGTGGCCGAATGCAGGTACAAGGTATCCATAGCAAAGGACGCGCTGAACAAAACCTATCCGCTGGATGTAGCAGTCACCTACACAGACCGTGAAGGAGTGCAGGTCACATCGCAGCCGGTTACCATCGGGATACCCGTATATGGAAAAACCACATTCACGGTACTCTCTTCCTCCCCGGCGCTTGTACCCGGCTCAACCACGACACTCGAAGTCCAGTACCGGAACGATGGCGTGGCAACCGTGTACAATGCCCAGGCCAGGCTGACCGGACACGCCCCGGTGGAGACCTCTGAGAATACAGTATTCCTCGGCAATATCAGACCCGGAGAATCAGCCACCGCACGCTATGAACTTAAAACAGACAGTACTGCCAATGGTTCCAGTGCAAAAGAGTTCACCTTCGACAGCAAGATCCGGTTCCGAGATGTCCTCGGCAACAGTATTGAATCGGATACCATCCCGGTGGGTGTCCGGGTGAGCCAGGCAAACCAGGGCACGTTTTGGGGTATCCCGATGACCCTGCTCTTTTTTATCGGCATCATTGCAATAATTGGGGCAGGAGCTGTGTTGTGGTACTATCACCGTGCAGTAAAAATGAGGTGA
- a CDS encoding hydrophobe/amphiphile efflux-3 (HAE3) family transporter: MISRIFEGIAHAIIKRPKLVAALVLAVFCIGLYGMTMLTMETGWQTYVDKDSASGAVEKKYNEDYKSDTIIFIVEAGDPISPEVLLYIDNLEKNLQQQQNVKSVQSITDVLKAYNGGTLPSSRAETERIVNSLPESTRTLLYPSNVLTLVQLKLTPGLSEKVQKSVLTNVGNVVDASSPPPGVKVEISGSPAFSQQMSEGLTSNMGILIGGAMVLMIITMGILFSYVRHRFMPVLLVAIGLVTSLGLMGVAGIKLNMAVIGAFPVLIGLGIDYAIQFHARFDEEARKGSLDDAVFMTVTRTGPAVLYAMLATSMGFVAMYVSSVPMIRSFGIVSIIGINTCFWVSCIGMPTLALLLNYKPKQQQTGQCYAVGTDACDTIIDNPKNRSKKGKKRSFSYGQFLTDTSVKIAKNPIPVLLIAGCIAMIGFQIDATIPVSSDENAFVPSDMPAKINMEKVTRVIGATSTADLMVQGSRVTDLDTVIWMKEFQDYEQTHHSEITGSTSIVTYILQNNGGVMPETQAQLDAVLATIPEDTRKSVLSDSMCGIIRFSTTKISITQQNTLKEQVKNDIRFLEPPIGISVEPVGNFEVTTSLIKAMSQSKDTMTILGFIFVFAFLILVYRHLHAVSPIIPIIFVVGWNAVMMYCIGLTYNPLTATLGSMTIGVAAEYTILVMERYAEEEERLHDPIAAIQESVQKIGTAITVSGLATFFGFSALCLATFPIISNFGISTLIAVGFSLIGAIFIMPAVLSLVGQIGEWFDKRKAVKVPE; this comes from the coding sequence ATGATCAGCAGGATCTTCGAAGGCATTGCACATGCGATAATCAAGCGGCCGAAACTGGTTGCCGCCCTTGTTCTTGCCGTGTTCTGCATCGGCCTCTACGGCATGACGATGCTCACGATGGAGACCGGGTGGCAGACCTACGTTGACAAGGACTCCGCTTCCGGTGCTGTCGAGAAAAAATACAATGAGGACTACAAGTCAGATACCATCATCTTCATTGTCGAGGCCGGTGACCCGATCAGTCCTGAAGTCCTGTTGTACATCGATAATCTTGAGAAAAATCTGCAGCAACAGCAGAATGTCAAGAGCGTACAGAGCATCACCGATGTCTTAAAAGCATACAATGGGGGAACACTCCCCTCATCACGGGCGGAAACGGAGCGCATTGTCAATTCACTTCCCGAGAGCACCCGCACCCTGCTCTATCCTTCCAATGTCCTGACCCTCGTCCAGCTTAAGCTCACGCCGGGATTGTCCGAAAAGGTCCAGAAGTCCGTTCTGACGAATGTGGGGAATGTCGTGGACGCATCCAGTCCACCGCCCGGGGTAAAAGTTGAAATTTCCGGTTCCCCGGCATTCTCCCAGCAGATGAGCGAGGGGCTCACGAGCAACATGGGTATCCTTATCGGGGGCGCGATGGTCCTGATGATCATTACCATGGGGATCCTTTTTTCCTATGTCCGCCACCGGTTCATGCCGGTCCTGCTCGTGGCTATCGGTCTTGTGACGTCGCTTGGCCTGATGGGAGTTGCCGGTATCAAACTGAACATGGCAGTGATCGGTGCCTTCCCGGTCCTTATCGGTCTTGGGATCGATTATGCGATCCAGTTCCACGCCAGGTTCGATGAGGAGGCCAGGAAAGGATCGCTCGATGATGCGGTCTTTATGACCGTAACCCGCACCGGCCCTGCGGTCCTTTATGCAATGCTGGCCACCTCCATGGGATTTGTTGCAATGTATGTTTCGTCGGTCCCGATGATCCGCTCATTCGGGATTGTATCCATCATCGGCATCAATACCTGTTTCTGGGTCTCCTGCATCGGCATGCCCACGCTCGCCCTGCTGCTGAATTACAAGCCCAAGCAGCAACAGACCGGCCAGTGTTATGCCGTTGGAACGGACGCGTGTGATACTATCATCGACAACCCGAAAAACCGGTCAAAGAAGGGGAAAAAGAGATCCTTCTCGTATGGCCAGTTCCTGACCGATACATCGGTCAAGATAGCAAAGAACCCGATCCCGGTTCTCCTGATAGCCGGCTGTATTGCCATGATCGGCTTCCAGATCGACGCAACCATCCCGGTCAGTTCTGATGAGAACGCATTTGTTCCCTCGGATATGCCGGCCAAGATCAACATGGAGAAGGTTACCCGCGTCATCGGCGCAACCAGTACCGCAGACCTCATGGTCCAGGGCTCGCGTGTAACCGATCTCGATACCGTGATCTGGATGAAGGAGTTCCAGGACTATGAACAGACGCACCATTCGGAAATTACCGGGTCAACTAGCATCGTCACCTACATCCTCCAGAATAATGGCGGGGTGATGCCGGAGACCCAGGCCCAGCTCGATGCCGTGCTCGCAACAATACCGGAGGATACGCGGAAGTCGGTTCTCAGCGACTCGATGTGCGGGATCATCCGGTTCAGCACTACCAAAATCTCGATAACCCAGCAGAACACACTCAAGGAACAGGTGAAGAATGATATCAGGTTCCTCGAACCACCGATCGGGATATCCGTAGAGCCTGTCGGGAACTTCGAGGTGACGACCTCGCTCATAAAGGCAATGTCACAATCCAAGGATACGATGACCATTCTCGGGTTCATCTTTGTCTTTGCCTTCCTTATCCTGGTATACCGGCACCTGCATGCAGTATCACCGATCATCCCGATCATATTCGTTGTCGGCTGGAACGCGGTCATGATGTATTGTATCGGTCTCACGTATAACCCGCTCACGGCGACCCTGGGATCGATGACGATCGGTGTAGCCGCAGAATACACCATCCTTGTCATGGAACGTTATGCTGAAGAGGAGGAGCGGCTGCATGATCCGATCGCCGCAATCCAGGAGAGTGTCCAGAAGATCGGCACCGCCATCACGGTCTCGGGTCTTGCAACATTCTTCGGGTTCTCCGCACTCTGCCTGGCGACATTCCCTATCATCAGCAACTTTGGTATCTCGACCCTGATCGCCGTCGGGTTCTCCCTGATTGGTGCGATCTTCATCATGCCGGCAGTGCTCTCCCTCGTCGGCCAGATAGGGGAATGGTTCGACAAAAGGAAAGCCGTTAAGGTGCCTGAGTAA
- the ribB gene encoding 3,4-dihydroxy-2-butanone-4-phosphate synthase, whose translation MIDDALQALRDGKFILLYDFDDREGETDFAIRSDAVTPRHIVQMRKDGGGLICTAVHPVAARRLGLPFASDALRAIAVAEREGDIPYDRKNHSSFSLWVNHRNTFTGITDRDRTLTVNAIAEQVKRALNGGDVNFHETFRTPGHMALLRAADGLLDQRRGQTELSVAMAEMAGVTPSITICEMLDDESGYALSKADAKLYARKHGLVFIEGPEVLERWEADKGTSR comes from the coding sequence GTGATCGATGATGCCCTGCAGGCGCTTCGTGACGGGAAATTCATCCTGCTCTATGATTTTGATGACCGCGAAGGGGAGACCGATTTTGCGATCAGATCCGATGCGGTGACTCCCCGGCACATCGTCCAGATGCGCAAGGATGGTGGCGGATTGATCTGTACGGCCGTGCACCCGGTTGCGGCACGGCGCCTTGGTCTGCCGTTTGCGAGCGATGCCCTCCGGGCCATAGCGGTTGCCGAGCGGGAGGGGGATATTCCGTACGACCGGAAAAATCATTCCTCGTTCTCGCTCTGGGTAAACCACCGGAACACCTTCACCGGTATCACCGACCGGGACCGGACCCTGACCGTGAACGCGATCGCCGAACAGGTGAAACGGGCACTCAATGGCGGGGATGTAAACTTCCACGAGACATTCCGCACTCCCGGCCATATGGCTCTGCTCCGGGCTGCGGACGGCCTCCTGGACCAGCGGCGGGGCCAGACTGAACTTTCGGTTGCGATGGCGGAGATGGCGGGAGTTACGCCATCTATCACGATCTGTGAGATGCTTGATGATGAATCCGGTTACGCCCTCTCAAAAGCGGATGCAAAGCTCTATGCAAGAAAGCATGGGCTCGTTTTTATCGAGGGGCCCGAAGTTCTGGAACGATGGGAAGCGGATAAAGGCACCTCCCGCTGA